A region of the Novipirellula galeiformis genome:
ACCACCCGTGCTCACGTGCATTTTTTGGTTACCGAACACCGCGTGCTCCACCGCCCACGGTTCGCCAGTTGCGTTGACAGTATTGTAGCCACCCCTGAGCCGACCGAGCAACAAACCGTTCGTCGGCGAGCGGAAATACGTCGGTGGCCAAACGGCGTGCCGCCTCGACACCGCAGATCGAAACAGTGCCACAGCGATAACACAATCAGGTGATCGACCAATCCAGACCGGACCAATGTCGGTCGTCACTGGTCAACCACACCGAACTAAGCATCCCATCATCGACCATTGGTTTGAGCGAAGCGGCACGTCGTGGCGGGTGGACGGTGTCCGACATCATGATCGTAGCCGCGTTGCCAACCGCAAGCCGAGGTGCCGACGTTAGAGTTTTGAAGCGGGGTCGAAACCGCACGAGCTCAAGTCCGGTAACGGTTGCCATCACCGGGCACGGAGAGTGATGTATCCATTTGTGAAAACTCGCAAGCCGTGCTCCGTGTGCATGGCTTGGTTCAAGTAAGCCGCTATCGCGGCGGGGTGGTTGGGTTTTTCGATCGTCAGTTTAGCCGATCCTCAGGGCGCTGGCATGTTTTCTTGTTGTTTTTTACTCTCTCAACAAGGATCTACCATGGTTAACTACGATCACCTTCCCGCTGCATCTCGTTACTTCGACGGCAAGCTCTATCAGAACATGAACGACGACCTGCAGCTCGCAGGCATGAGCAAACGCACCGTGCACGGCTACCTGCGAGCCGTGCGACAACTGGCCGACTACTGCGAAAAACGCCCCAACCGGATCACCGAAGCCGAACTGCGACGATACTTCCTGTACCTCAAAAACGAAAAACAATTCGCGTACGGGTCGATCCGTGTAGCATTCTCTGGCATCAAGTTCTTCTACTCGCGAACCTGCAAGCGGAACTGGCAGACGCTCGCCACAATGAAGCTGCAGCGGTCCAAAACGATGCCGGAGGTGCTTACCATCGAACAGGTGCACCGCATCGTCAACGCTTGCCGAGTCGAGCGGATCGCAGCCTTCTTTTGGACGACCTACTCGATGGGCTTGCGGCTCGAGGAAGCTCGCAACCTGCAAGTCGGTGACATTGATTCCCAGCGGATGATGGTTCACATTCATCGAGGCAAAGGCGCCAAAGATC
Encoded here:
- a CDS encoding tyrosine-type recombinase/integrase, producing the protein MVNYDHLPAASRYFDGKLYQNMNDDLQLAGMSKRTVHGYLRAVRQLADYCEKRPNRITEAELRRYFLYLKNEKQFAYGSIRVAFSGIKFFYSRTCKRNWQTLATMKLQRSKTMPEVLTIEQVHRIVNACRVERIAAFFWTTYSMGLRLEEARNLQVGDIDSQRMMVHIHRGKGAKD